A genomic segment from Flavobacteriales bacterium encodes:
- a CDS encoding HNH endonuclease — MPYCLYCGKTKESSAFTSREHVIPKTLDGNFNGRNPFIISTVCNTCNHTAGEYVDLPFAKSWYLSNDKADSYTQYYPITATTKIPLRYMGELSNIEFQGYVCEFWFGPAGDTIYHFHKPHPKPIAKLGVSRMKIHQKKIDPGFVFLFFSSDNPEWQRVTFNSTRSHFRDIDIHAPQVQNERDMMLFRQIPRERLLLSEKLWAMIGQQHSIDTIIDLVAEQRFMCKLALGLGDLFLKPSFAQSEQAALLRCGMWERNLQKAESLDIRGIGFFDTRNADNQLHNMLSWPYGHVIGLVAIPNAGVMLYSTFYGVHNSTTWLSLDQEHWKPELGHGIFYLMVPYQKTCIGPFRYEDYLFHNTGVRRIPEIEKLEEKLEAVVQPPKRIAIR; from the coding sequence ATCTCCACCGTATGTAACACCTGTAATCACACTGCGGGCGAGTATGTCGATTTACCATTCGCGAAATCATGGTATCTCAGTAATGACAAGGCGGACAGCTACACGCAATATTATCCTATCACAGCAACTACGAAGATTCCCCTGCGATATATGGGTGAACTTTCGAATATTGAGTTTCAGGGATATGTATGTGAATTTTGGTTCGGACCTGCAGGTGATACAATTTACCATTTTCACAAACCGCACCCCAAGCCAATAGCTAAGCTTGGGGTGAGTAGGATGAAAATCCATCAGAAGAAAATTGATCCCGGTTTCGTTTTTCTCTTCTTTTCTTCTGATAACCCAGAATGGCAGCGGGTTACATTCAATTCGACTCGATCTCATTTTAGGGACATTGATATTCACGCTCCTCAGGTTCAGAACGAGCGTGACATGATGCTCTTTAGACAAATTCCCCGAGAACGACTCTTGCTTTCGGAGAAATTATGGGCAATGATTGGTCAACAGCATAGCATAGACACTATAATTGACCTTGTGGCAGAGCAACGATTTATGTGCAAGTTAGCATTGGGCTTAGGTGACCTATTCCTTAAGCCAAGCTTTGCTCAGAGTGAACAGGCTGCTTTATTGCGATGTGGAATGTGGGAGAGGAACCTTCAAAAGGCCGAATCCTTGGATATTCGAGGAATTGGATTTTTCGATACTAGAAACGCAGACAATCAACTTCATAACATGTTGTCATGGCCCTATGGTCATGTCATCGGTCTTGTAGCTATACCCAACGCAGGAGTGATGCTATATTCTACATTTTACGGAGTGCACAATTCAACCACATGGCTTTCCTTAGACCAAGAGCATTGGAAGCCTGAACTTGGGCATGGCATCTTTTATCTTATGGTGCCTTACCAGAAAACTTGCATAGGGCCCTTCCGATATGAAGATTACCTGTTTCACAACACCGGAGTGAGAAGGATTCCTGAAATTGAAAAATTAGAAGAGAAATTGGAAGCAGTTGTACAACCTCCAAAGCGAATCGCCATTCGTTAA